One Baekduia alba genomic window, CGCGACCAGACGCTCGACACCGCCGACGCGATGCTCGCCGCCGGCGCCACGATGTTCCGCGGCGGCGCCTACAAGCCGCGCACGTCGCCCTACGCCTTCCAGGGCCTCGGTCAAGAGGGGCTGCGCCTGCTCGCGGAGGCCAAGCGGCGAACCGGCCTGCCGATCGTCACCGAGCTGATGGACGCGCGCGACATCGAGGCCGTCGCCGAGGTCGCCGACGTCATCCAGATCGGCGCGCGCAACATGCAGAACTACCCGCTGCTCTCCGAGATCGGCCGCAGCGGCCTGCCGGTGCTGATCAAGCGCGGGCTGTCGGCGACGCTGGAGGAGCTGATCATGGCCTCCGAGTACGTCCTCAAGGAGGGCAACGAGTCGGTGATGCTCTGCGAGCGCGGCATCCGGACCTTCGAGACCGCGTACCGCTTCACCTTGGACCTGACCGCGATCCCGGTGCTCAAGGAGATGACGCACCTCCCGATCGTCGTCGACCCGTCGCACGCCGCGGGGCGCCGCTCGCTGGTCGAGCCGCTGTCGCTGGCCGCCGCCGCCGCGGGCGCCGACGGCATCATCGTCGAGACGCACCCGGAGCCCGACGAGGCGATCTGCGACGGCCCGCAGCAGCTGCGCGTCGACGAGTTCAACGCCTACGCCCGCAAGGTCGAGCAGGCCGCGGAGCTGGCCGGCAAGCTGCCCTTCGGCGCCGCCGCCGCCCAGGGCGCGGCTGCGTGAGCGACGCCGGCGCCGAGCCGCCGTCGTTCCGGGTCGCGGTCCTCGGGCTCGGCCTCATCGGCGGCTCCGTCGGCCTCGCCGCGCGTGAGCGCCTCGGCGCCCACGTCGTCGGCTTCGACCCCGACCCGGCGGTGCGCGAGCGCGCCGTCGAGCTCGGCGCGGTCGACCGGGCGGTCGACCAGGTCGCGGCCCTCGGCGACGCCGACGTCGCGGTCGTCGCCGCGCCGGTGCACGCGCTGCGCGAGCGGATCGCCGAAGCGTGCGCGCACGTCGCCGGCGCGGTGGTCACCGACGTCGGCTCGACTAAGCACGCGCTCGTCGAGGCGTCGCCCGGCGATCCGTACATCGGCGGCCATCCGCTGGCCGGCGCCGAGGTCGCCGGCGTCGAGCACGCGCGCGCCAACCTCTTCGCCGGCGCCACCTGGTACCTGACGCCGCGCGCCGACAGCGAAGGCATCCTGCTCGAGCGGCTGCATCGCTTCGTCGTCGGGCTCGGCGCGGTCCCGACCGTCATCGGCCACGGCGACCACGACCGCCTGATGGCCGCCTTCTCGCACGTCCCGCACGTGGTCGCCAACGCGCTCGTCGCGCAGGCCACCCGGGCGCTGGGGGAGGAGGCGATCCCGGTCGTCGGCCCGTCGTTCCGCGACGCCACCCGCGTCGCCGGCGCCAACCCGCCGCTGTGGGCCGGGATCTACGACGCCAACCGCGAGGCCGTCCTCGACGGGCTGGACGCGACGATCGCCGAGCTGCAGGCGGCGCGCGCGCTGCTGGCGGCCGACACCGACGACGCGCGCGGGCAGGTCGCGGCCTGGCAGGCCGCGATCGGCGACCAGCGCCGCGCGCTCCT contains:
- a CDS encoding prephenate dehydrogenase/arogenate dehydrogenase family protein, producing MSDAGAEPPSFRVAVLGLGLIGGSVGLAARERLGAHVVGFDPDPAVRERAVELGAVDRAVDQVAALGDADVAVVAAPVHALRERIAEACAHVAGAVVTDVGSTKHALVEASPGDPYIGGHPLAGAEVAGVEHARANLFAGATWYLTPRADSEGILLERLHRFVVGLGAVPTVIGHGDHDRLMAAFSHVPHVVANALVAQATRALGEEAIPVVGPSFRDATRVAGANPPLWAGIYDANREAVLDGLDATIAELQAARALLAADTDDARGQVAAWQAAIGDQRRALLDIGMTGGSLHEIRLVVPNRPGVIADLALTLSRAGINIHDMSLSPQPDFRSGEVALWVAEDHADRARALVEEVLAP
- the aroF gene encoding 3-deoxy-7-phosphoheptulonate synthase, which encodes MIVMKPTATDEQVQAVIERIESVGAHAHPSRGEEVTIIGAIGDREHVARLGLEGHEGVEKVVPILKPYKLASRQIKGDQRTVLTIGGKLIGGDHFGLIAGPCTVETRDQTLDTADAMLAAGATMFRGGAYKPRTSPYAFQGLGQEGLRLLAEAKRRTGLPIVTELMDARDIEAVAEVADVIQIGARNMQNYPLLSEIGRSGLPVLIKRGLSATLEELIMASEYVLKEGNESVMLCERGIRTFETAYRFTLDLTAIPVLKEMTHLPIVVDPSHAAGRRSLVEPLSLAAAAAGADGIIVETHPEPDEAICDGPQQLRVDEFNAYARKVEQAAELAGKLPFGAAAAQGAAA